GAAATGGACAGGCAGTTGTGTTAGTCTAGAACTCTATTTGAAGGGAAGGGGTGGTCATGCCTGTAATCCATTTCATAGATGTGACCAACCGGGATGCTGTCCAGGCCTCCCGGATTAAGCTGGCTAAACTCCAGAAGACGATGGTCAATATCTACCTTGGCCAGCTGGGAATCTATCAGTCAGAGTTTGCCTTTCCCTACACCCGGCATGAATACAACTATATTCGGGCCAACCTGGAACTGGCCGCCATGGGGGCCATGGGCAACCTTATTCTGGAGGGGTGGTGCCGGGCCCTGGGGCAGGATGTGACCTCCTGCCTCCCCACCGGCGTGGAGCACCTGAACCTTTCCATCTCTACCTCCGACCAGATGATCCAGCACAAGTTCAAGGGAAAACTGGACCGGGCCCAGGTCATCCGGGAGATGGTGGAGGCGGTAACCTCCGCCCGCCACTCCGGCATCAAGACCCTGGGGGTAAATGCCGAGGACGCCTCCCGAACGGACATGGGCTACCTTATCGAGTTTGCCCAGGCTGCGAAAGAGGCGGGGGCAGACCGCCTCCGCTACTGCGATACCGTGGGCTATCATACCCCACTCTCCATCTATGAACGGGTCAGGACCCTGGCAGAGAAGGTCCAGATACCCATTGAGCTCCACTGCCATAACGACCTCGGCATGGCGGTGGCCA
The genomic region above belongs to Chloroflexota bacterium and contains:
- a CDS encoding homocitrate synthase codes for the protein MPVIHFIDVTNRDAVQASRIKLAKLQKTMVNIYLGQLGIYQSEFAFPYTRHEYNYIRANLELAAMGAMGNLILEGWCRALGQDVTSCLPTGVEHLNLSISTSDQMIQHKFKGKLDRAQVIREMVEAVTSARHSGIKTLGVNAEDASRTDMGYLIEFAQAAKEAGADRLRYCDTVGYHTPLSIYERVRTLAEKVQIPIELHCHNDLGMAVANSVAGAKAALDGGVDAYINTCINGMGERAGQADLLSCILAVKFARGMDNYPIGDNLNLKVASRLARYVSCAFGVPIPINQPGVGANAFAHESGIHADGALKDRRNYELYDPDFLGLDEEDKVPVGRVITTGEYGGMAGFKYVYGRLGITFPDEKLAEKVLDLVRYANLHTQLPLTDDELRLIARYPEQIRQILTITP